The following proteins are encoded in a genomic region of Arachis stenosperma cultivar V10309 chromosome 4, arast.V10309.gnm1.PFL2, whole genome shotgun sequence:
- the LOC130976630 gene encoding uncharacterized protein LOC130976630, which produces MSSLRLFILLLTLSLCFAFQSDELLLDDDEFGLEGGNQQPPRSDPHFPSPSTPAPRKRFTESSSSDSKIQFSLHHAFGDSDFSDAGNFSARLKTWSHGGQTLTKLRFSRNPLTEEEQKKFQELLQTDDFYRIRLPSNVLSPPGRDYIISSVKARCLPGEGLEEHFVIHTEGINILAVNYGAPGACPYPRQLKRPARWSFKSHTILKNSEQAPRTPIFAEDVLGGEEGEGELVKPVERSFWAKYWMYLIPLGLIVMNAITQAMNMAEEQVGGQGGAPGQQQPGSAGQRGSNAGVRRR; this is translated from the exons ATGTCTTCGCTTCGCTTATTCATTCTCttactcactctctctctttgCTTCGCTTTCCAATCCGACGAGCTCCTCCTCGACGACGATGAATTCGGCCTCGAAGGCGGTAACCAACAACCGCCGCGCTCCGATCCTCACTTCCCCTCCCCTTCCACCCCCGCTCCTCGCAAGAGGTTCACCGAATCTTCCTCCTCCGATTCTAAGATCCAGTTCTCCCTCCACCACGCCTTCGGCGACTCCGATTTCTCCGACGCCGGCAACTTCTCTGCTCGCCTTAAGACTTGGAGTCACGGCGGCCAG ACACTGACGAAGTTGCGGTTTTCGCGGAATCCATTGACTGAAGAGGAGCAGAAGAAATTTCAA GAGCTGTTGCAAACAGATGATTTCTATAGGATAAGACTTCCATCCAATGTTTTGAGCCCTCCAGGCAGGGATTATATTATTTCTTCAGTGAAAGCT CGATGCCTTCCTGGGGAGGGATTGGAAGAGCATTTTGTAATTCATACG gAAGGTATTAACATCTTGGCTGTCAATTATGGTGCCCCTGGGGCTTGCCCTTATCCCCGGCAACTGAAGCGT CCTGCGAGGTGGTCTTTCAAGTCTCACACTATTTTGAAGAACAGTGAGCAAGCACCAAG AACTCCAATATTTGCTGAAGACGTGCTTGGTGGGGAAGAGGGAGAAGGTGAACTTGTAAAGCCAGTAGAGAGGTCCTTTTGGGCTAAATAT TGGATGTACTTGATCCCTCTTGGACTCATTGTAATGAATGCCATTACACAAGCAATGAATATGGCTGAGGAACAAGTGGGTGGGCAAGGTGGTGCTCCAGGACAGCAACAGCCAGGATCTGCAGGACAGCGTGGATCAAACGCTGGTGTGCGGAGAAGATGA